A genomic segment from Streptosporangium roseum DSM 43021 encodes:
- the recR gene encoding recombination mediator RecR produces the protein MYEGVVQNLIDELGMLPGVGPKSAQRIAFHLLAAEPTDVKRLAHALLEVKEKVRFCRVCGNVAAEEECRICRDVRRDPHVICVVEESKDVVAIEKTREFRGRYHVLGGAISPIDGVGPDDLRIRELMTRLADGQVTELILATDPNLEGEATATYLARLVKPMGLKVTRLASGLPVGGDLEYADEVTLGRAFEGRRLLDV, from the coding sequence ATGTACGAAGGGGTCGTCCAGAACCTGATCGACGAGCTGGGGATGCTCCCTGGCGTCGGTCCCAAGAGCGCGCAGCGGATCGCGTTCCACCTGCTGGCCGCCGAGCCGACCGACGTGAAGCGGCTCGCCCACGCCCTGCTCGAGGTCAAGGAGAAGGTCCGCTTCTGCCGGGTCTGCGGGAACGTCGCGGCCGAGGAGGAGTGCCGGATCTGCCGTGACGTCCGGCGCGATCCCCACGTGATCTGCGTCGTCGAGGAGTCCAAGGACGTGGTCGCGATCGAGAAGACCCGCGAGTTCCGGGGCCGCTACCACGTGCTCGGCGGGGCGATCAGCCCGATCGACGGAGTCGGCCCCGACGACCTCCGGATCCGCGAACTGATGACACGCCTGGCCGACGGCCAGGTGACCGAGCTGATCCTCGCCACCGACCCCAACCTGGAGGGGGAGGCGACGGCGACCTATCTCGCCCGTCTGGTGAAGCCGATGGGACTGAAAGTCACACGACTGGCCAGCGGCCTGCCCGTGGGCGGTGACCTCGAATATGCCGATGAGGTCACCTTGGGCCGCGCGTTCGAAGGAAGGAGGCTGCTGGATGTCTGA
- a CDS encoding DUF4239 domain-containing protein, whose product MGWVTMLVVAAVAIMLIALLVLRRRGKADEGGGSASVDFSANLALAVYLLVLAYAAVLCRDALSTAQTDVQAEAETLTEMYWSVAPIPEAAPIRAQIRDYAAKSVDLDWPLMAEGQLSPIPTRMLEDMRAATIRLRPVGEESKSLQQDALSHVSEVAHARAIRADDADAGLESIFVISMIVSGLLVIALPWTLGAKPTFPSVVGDAVRVGVVVVGIGFIMLISHPFTGLGSVGPDAFKAAQKQYDQIDDRFPVTAPAPVAAE is encoded by the coding sequence ATGGGCTGGGTAACCATGCTGGTCGTGGCGGCTGTCGCGATCATGCTGATCGCGCTTCTCGTGCTCAGGCGGAGGGGCAAGGCGGACGAGGGCGGCGGTTCCGCGTCGGTGGACTTCTCCGCCAACCTCGCCCTCGCCGTCTACCTGCTGGTGCTGGCCTACGCCGCGGTGCTCTGCCGGGACGCGCTCTCGACGGCGCAGACCGACGTCCAGGCCGAGGCGGAGACCCTCACCGAGATGTACTGGTCGGTGGCGCCGATCCCCGAGGCCGCGCCGATCCGGGCCCAGATCCGGGACTACGCCGCCAAGAGCGTCGATCTCGACTGGCCGCTGATGGCCGAGGGGCAGCTCTCCCCGATCCCCACGCGGATGCTCGAGGACATGCGGGCGGCCACGATCCGGCTGCGGCCCGTCGGCGAGGAGAGCAAGAGCCTCCAGCAGGACGCGCTCAGCCATGTCTCCGAGGTCGCCCACGCCCGCGCCATCCGCGCCGACGACGCCGACGCGGGCCTGGAGAGCATCTTCGTGATCTCGATGATCGTCTCCGGGCTGCTGGTGATCGCGCTGCCCTGGACGCTCGGGGCGAAGCCCACGTTCCCGTCGGTCGTCGGCGACGCCGTCAGGGTGGGCGTGGTCGTCGTCGGCATCGGGTTCATCATGCTGATCAGCCACCCCTTCACCGGGCTGGGCTCGGTCGGGCCCGACGCCTTCAAGGCGGCGCAGAAGCAGTACGACCAGATCGACGACCGGTTCCCGGTGACGGCGCCGGCGCCGGTGGCGGCGGAGTAG
- a CDS encoding DUF5063 domain-containing protein produces the protein MSDAWGALAERIAEHAENYIDGLTRLAGGEGGDAILPLLLVEVAQVSSAGAQLGASQDVILSGNWEPHLSEDPDVDVVRTTLAERLGPVDDYAEVFDPYKDTAVTPYRLSDDLTAVAADLIHGLRHYQAGRPLEALWWWQYSYFNTWGNHAGAAMRALQALVAHTRLDVAEERTMV, from the coding sequence ATGTCTGACGCATGGGGTGCTCTCGCGGAACGGATCGCCGAGCACGCGGAGAACTACATCGACGGCCTGACCCGGCTGGCCGGTGGCGAGGGCGGAGACGCCATCCTGCCGCTGCTGCTGGTGGAGGTGGCACAGGTCAGCTCGGCGGGCGCGCAGCTCGGCGCCAGCCAGGACGTGATCCTGTCCGGCAACTGGGAGCCGCACCTGAGTGAGGACCCGGACGTCGACGTCGTCCGCACGACCCTCGCCGAGCGGCTGGGCCCGGTGGACGACTACGCCGAGGTCTTCGATCCCTACAAGGACACCGCGGTCACGCCGTACCGGCTGTCGGACGACCTGACCGCCGTGGCCGCCGATCTCATCCACGGTCTCCGGCACTATCAGGCGGGCCGCCCGCTGGAGGCTCTGTGGTGGTGGCAGTACTCCTACTTCAACACCTGGGGCAACCACGCCGGGGCGGCGATGCGGGCCCTCCAGGCACTTGTCGCGCACACCCGTCTCGATGTGGCAGAAGAGCGCACAATGGTGTGA
- a CDS encoding LLM class F420-dependent oxidoreductase, whose amino-acid sequence MATGARWGMTVPFYDRTLAESRELVAELPALGYTDVWSAEVNGVDGFVPLALAAEWAPGVRLGSAIVPVSTRGPGLLAMSAATLADLAPERFVLGIGASSPAIVERWNAGEFVKPFARTRDTLRFLKKALAGEKVTERYETFEVKGFRLERAPKVPPKIVLAALRPRMLRLAAEEADGAITNWLSPQDVRKVRSEIGPDTELIARLFVCVSEDAEKVRELGRRMLAGYLTVPVYAAFHEWLGRGEVLRPMHEAWAAGDRQTALRAIPDEVVDALIVHGDAATCRARIRQYVDNGLTTPVLAPIPGGGVPISQAVRDLAPTGE is encoded by the coding sequence ATGGCTACGGGCGCACGCTGGGGGATGACGGTCCCCTTCTACGACCGCACACTGGCCGAGTCCCGGGAGCTGGTGGCCGAGCTGCCCGCGCTCGGCTACACCGACGTCTGGTCCGCCGAGGTCAACGGCGTCGACGGCTTCGTGCCGCTGGCCCTGGCCGCCGAATGGGCCCCCGGCGTACGGCTCGGCAGCGCGATCGTCCCGGTCTCCACCCGGGGGCCCGGCCTGCTGGCCATGTCGGCCGCCACCCTCGCCGACCTCGCCCCGGAGCGGTTCGTCCTGGGCATCGGAGCCTCCTCCCCGGCCATCGTCGAGCGGTGGAACGCCGGCGAGTTCGTCAAGCCGTTCGCCAGGACCAGAGACACCCTGCGTTTCCTGAAGAAGGCCCTCGCGGGGGAGAAGGTCACCGAGAGGTACGAGACGTTCGAGGTCAAGGGGTTCAGGCTGGAGCGCGCCCCCAAGGTCCCGCCGAAGATCGTGCTCGCCGCGCTGCGGCCCCGCATGCTCCGGCTGGCCGCCGAGGAGGCCGACGGCGCGATCACCAACTGGCTCTCGCCGCAGGACGTCCGCAAGGTCAGGTCCGAGATCGGGCCGGACACCGAGCTGATCGCCCGGCTGTTCGTGTGCGTCAGCGAGGACGCGGAGAAGGTGCGGGAGCTCGGCCGGCGGATGCTCGCGGGCTACCTGACCGTCCCGGTCTACGCGGCCTTCCACGAGTGGCTGGGACGCGGTGAGGTGCTGCGGCCGATGCACGAGGCCTGGGCCGCCGGCGACCGGCAGACGGCTCTCAGGGCCATCCCCGACGAGGTCGTGGACGCGCTCATCGTGCACGGCGACGCGGCGACGTGCCGGGCCAGGATCCGCCAGTACGTGGACAACGGGCTGACCACCCCGGTGCTCGCCCCCATCCCCGGGGGTGGGGTCCCGATCTCGCAGGCCGTACGGGACCTGGCTCCCACGGGGGAATGA
- a CDS encoding aspartate kinase gives MALVVQKYGGSSVADASCIKRVAQRIVATKKAGNDVVVIVSAMGDTTDELLDLAQQVSPLPPGRELDMLLTSGERISMALLAMAIANLGQEARSFTGSQAGVITDSSHGRARIIDVTPGRIRGALDSGQIAIVAGFQGVSQDTKDITTLGRGGSDTTAVALAAALSADVCEIYTDVDGIFTADPRIVPVARKIPQISYEEMMEMAACGAKILHLRCVEYARRFNVPIHVRSSFSTKEGTWVVSDPDSEGTEMEQPIISGVAHDRSEAKITVVGVPDKVGEAATIFKTLADAEVNIDMIVQNVSAAATGRTDISFTLPTSDGSTALTALKKIQERIGFESLLFDDQIGKVSLIGAGMRSHPGVTATFFAAIADAGVNIEMISTSEIRISVIVGQDEVDSAVTAAHRAFNLDADQVEAVIYGGTGR, from the coding sequence GTGGCGCTCGTTGTTCAGAAGTACGGTGGTTCGTCCGTCGCCGACGCGTCCTGCATCAAGCGGGTCGCCCAGCGGATCGTCGCGACGAAAAAAGCCGGCAACGACGTCGTGGTGATCGTCTCGGCGATGGGCGACACCACCGACGAGCTGCTGGATCTCGCCCAGCAGGTCTCGCCGCTGCCGCCGGGCCGCGAGCTCGACATGCTGCTGACCTCCGGTGAGCGCATCTCGATGGCGCTGCTGGCGATGGCGATCGCCAACCTGGGGCAGGAGGCGCGCTCGTTCACCGGCTCCCAGGCCGGGGTGATCACCGACTCGTCCCACGGCCGCGCGCGCATCATCGACGTCACGCCCGGCCGGATCCGCGGAGCCCTCGACAGCGGCCAGATCGCGATCGTGGCCGGGTTCCAGGGCGTCTCCCAGGACACCAAGGACATCACCACGCTCGGCCGGGGCGGCTCGGACACGACCGCCGTCGCACTCGCCGCCGCTCTGAGCGCGGACGTGTGCGAGATCTACACCGATGTGGACGGCATCTTCACCGCCGATCCCCGCATCGTCCCGGTGGCCCGCAAGATCCCTCAGATCTCCTACGAGGAGATGATGGAGATGGCGGCCTGCGGTGCGAAGATCCTGCACCTGCGCTGCGTGGAGTACGCTCGCCGTTTCAACGTGCCGATCCACGTCAGAAGCTCGTTCAGCACCAAGGAAGGCACGTGGGTCGTCTCCGACCCCGACAGTGAAGGAACAGAGATGGAGCAGCCCATCATCTCCGGCGTCGCGCACGACCGGAGCGAGGCCAAGATCACCGTTGTCGGGGTGCCCGACAAGGTCGGCGAGGCTGCCACGATCTTCAAAACGCTGGCCGACGCCGAAGTCAACATCGACATGATCGTGCAGAACGTGTCGGCGGCGGCGACCGGTCGGACGGACATCTCCTTCACGCTGCCCACGAGCGACGGCTCCACGGCACTCACCGCACTGAAGAAGATCCAGGAGCGCATCGGGTTCGAGTCGCTGCTCTTCGACGACCAGATCGGAAAGGTCTCGCTGATCGGCGCGGGCATGCGCTCGCACCCCGGCGTCACCGCGACGTTCTTCGCCGCCATCGCCGACGCGGGCGTGAACATCGAGATGATCTCCACCTCGGAGATCCGCATCTCGGTGATCGTCGGGCAGGACGAGGTGGACTCGGCGGTCACCGCCGCGCACCGCGCGTTCAATCTCGACGCCGACCAGGTTGAAGCCGTGATCTACGGAGGTACCGGCCGATGA
- a CDS encoding aspartate-semialdehyde dehydrogenase, translating to MSRRPTLALIGATGAVGTVMRDIISTREDVYGEIKLVASARSAGKILRVRGEDLVVQELTPEVFDGVDIAIFDVPDEVSAVWVPVAAERGAVAIDKSGTFRMNPEVPLVVPEVNPEAARNRPLGVISTPNCTTLSMMAAMGALHEQYNLRELVVASYQAVSGAGVAGSARLYDEVEALAGDRTVGQTAGDVRKVLQNKLGEAESPFPAPVAFNVVPWAGSLKDGGWASEEIKLRNESRKILGIDDLKVSATCVRVPVITTHSLAVHATFEREITVADAHRILEAAPSVVVMDDPANGVFPTPADVVGTDPTYVGRVRQALDFPNTLDLFVCGDNLRKGAALNAAEIAELVAAEFA from the coding sequence ATGAGCCGCAGGCCCACCCTTGCTCTGATCGGTGCGACCGGTGCCGTCGGCACCGTCATGCGCGACATCATCTCCACCAGGGAGGACGTCTACGGCGAGATCAAGCTCGTCGCGTCCGCCCGGTCGGCCGGAAAGATCCTGCGGGTCCGCGGGGAGGACCTGGTCGTCCAGGAGCTGACCCCCGAGGTCTTCGACGGCGTCGACATCGCGATCTTCGACGTGCCGGACGAGGTCTCCGCGGTCTGGGTGCCGGTCGCCGCCGAGCGCGGCGCGGTCGCCATCGACAAGTCGGGCACCTTCCGGATGAACCCCGAGGTCCCGCTGGTCGTGCCGGAGGTCAACCCCGAGGCCGCGCGCAACCGGCCGCTGGGCGTCATCTCCACCCCCAACTGCACCACGCTGTCGATGATGGCCGCGATGGGCGCGCTCCACGAGCAGTACAACCTGCGCGAGCTGGTGGTCGCCTCCTACCAGGCGGTATCTGGCGCCGGCGTGGCCGGTTCGGCCCGTCTCTACGACGAGGTCGAGGCCCTCGCGGGCGACCGGACGGTCGGGCAGACCGCCGGTGACGTGCGCAAGGTCCTGCAGAACAAGCTCGGCGAGGCCGAGTCGCCGTTCCCGGCGCCGGTGGCGTTCAACGTCGTGCCGTGGGCGGGGTCGCTCAAGGACGGCGGCTGGGCCTCCGAGGAGATCAAGCTCCGCAACGAGTCCCGGAAGATCCTCGGGATCGACGACCTGAAGGTCTCGGCGACCTGCGTCCGCGTGCCGGTGATCACCACCCACTCGCTGGCCGTGCACGCGACCTTCGAGCGTGAGATCACCGTCGCCGACGCGCACCGGATCCTGGAGGCCGCGCCGAGCGTGGTCGTCATGGACGACCCGGCCAACGGCGTCTTCCCGACCCCGGCCGACGTCGTCGGCACGGACCCGACCTACGTGGGCCGCGTCCGCCAGGCGCTCGACTTCCCGAACACCCTGGACCTGTTCGTCTGTGGTGACAACCTCCGCAAGGGCGCGGCCCTGAACGCGGCCGAGATCGCCGAGCTGGTCGCGGCCGAGTTCGCGTAG
- a CDS encoding DNA polymerase III subunit gamma and tau: MSLALYRKYRPGTFAEVKGQEHVTEPLRQALRSGRINHAYLFSGPRGCGKTSSARILARSLNCEKGPTPDPCGECESCVALAPTGPGHLDVIEIDAASHGGVDDARDLRERAFFAPVSARFKIYIIDEAHMVTREGFNALLKLVEEPPPHLKFVFATTEPEKVIGTIKSRTHHYPFRLIPPTALRTLMEEILTSEKVPFEPAALPLVVRAGAGSARDSLSILDQLFAGSDEAGITYARAVSLLGYTDGDLLDDVIAAFAARDGAQVFQAVNRVIEGGHDPRRFAMDLLERFRDLVILANVPEAAGSGLLDRPADELERLQAQAVSMGPAELTRAAEIFNAGLTEMRGAASPRLLLELMCARTLLPGAAQGEAALLSRLERLEKGGVTAVPAAYAAPAPVIHAAPAPGAPAPVVQAVAPQAPPPVPPAAGTAPAAPAEQSRPQGDGDWPVAARPGAPAPEPQAQQAPAAPAAAPVSGAGGGAVQQAWPQVLGVLKQRSIVVWANVNTNAQVIGVEGKVVTLGFTQVGAMRNFTGGGKDAVVAAALQDVLGGNWKVEAVVSGGGGPAPSGGARPPAGPPQSPPPPRQDPAPRAEPAPAPAAPATPAALATPVAPAAPAVQESPARQAPPATDESWPDAPLPDDPGSPPAPSPGLAAARSAARAAAQSGPRAAAGGKPAWPDAVPGRKPAVETDEVDPLNDADADVDALTGMALLQRELGGQIIGEIDHT, from the coding sequence ATGAGTCTTGCGCTCTACCGCAAGTACCGGCCCGGGACCTTCGCGGAGGTCAAGGGACAGGAGCACGTCACCGAGCCGCTGCGGCAGGCGCTGCGGAGTGGCCGGATCAACCACGCCTACCTGTTCAGCGGGCCCCGGGGATGTGGCAAGACCTCCAGCGCCCGGATCCTGGCCCGCTCCCTCAACTGTGAGAAGGGCCCCACCCCCGACCCGTGCGGGGAGTGCGAGTCCTGCGTGGCGCTGGCCCCCACCGGCCCCGGCCACCTCGACGTCATCGAGATCGACGCCGCCTCGCACGGTGGCGTGGACGACGCCCGCGACCTGCGCGAGCGGGCCTTCTTCGCGCCCGTGTCGGCGCGCTTCAAGATCTACATCATCGACGAGGCGCACATGGTGACCCGCGAGGGTTTCAACGCGCTGCTCAAGCTCGTCGAGGAGCCTCCTCCGCACCTGAAGTTCGTCTTCGCGACCACCGAGCCCGAGAAGGTCATCGGGACGATCAAGTCCCGGACCCACCACTACCCGTTCCGGCTGATCCCGCCCACGGCGCTGCGCACCCTCATGGAGGAGATCCTCACCTCCGAGAAGGTCCCGTTCGAGCCCGCCGCGCTGCCGCTGGTGGTCCGGGCGGGCGCCGGGTCGGCCCGTGACTCGCTGTCGATCCTCGACCAGCTGTTCGCCGGGTCGGACGAGGCGGGCATCACCTACGCCCGCGCGGTCTCCCTGCTGGGCTACACCGACGGCGACCTGCTCGACGACGTGATCGCCGCCTTCGCCGCCCGCGACGGCGCGCAGGTGTTCCAGGCCGTGAACCGGGTGATCGAAGGGGGGCACGACCCCCGCCGGTTCGCCATGGACCTGCTGGAGCGCTTCCGCGACCTGGTGATCCTGGCCAACGTGCCGGAGGCCGCCGGCAGCGGGCTGCTCGACAGGCCCGCCGACGAGCTGGAGCGGCTCCAGGCGCAGGCCGTCTCGATGGGACCGGCCGAGCTGACCCGAGCCGCGGAGATCTTCAACGCGGGCCTGACCGAGATGCGCGGGGCGGCCTCGCCCCGGCTGCTGCTCGAACTGATGTGCGCCAGGACGCTGCTCCCCGGAGCCGCGCAGGGCGAGGCCGCGCTGCTGAGCAGGCTGGAGCGGCTGGAGAAGGGCGGCGTCACGGCGGTCCCCGCGGCCTACGCGGCGCCGGCTCCGGTGATCCACGCGGCCCCCGCCCCGGGTGCCCCCGCTCCGGTGGTCCAGGCGGTGGCGCCCCAGGCCCCGCCGCCCGTGCCGCCTGCCGCGGGTACGGCTCCCGCCGCTCCCGCCGAGCAGTCCCGCCCCCAGGGGGACGGCGACTGGCCCGTCGCGGCCCGCCCCGGCGCTCCGGCACCCGAACCCCAGGCCCAGCAGGCACCCGCCGCTCCGGCCGCCGCGCCGGTCTCCGGGGCCGGTGGTGGAGCCGTCCAGCAGGCATGGCCGCAGGTGCTCGGGGTGCTCAAGCAGCGCAGCATCGTCGTCTGGGCGAACGTCAACACCAACGCCCAGGTCATCGGGGTCGAGGGCAAGGTCGTCACCCTCGGGTTCACCCAGGTCGGCGCGATGCGGAACTTCACCGGCGGGGGCAAGGACGCGGTGGTCGCCGCGGCGCTGCAGGACGTGCTGGGCGGCAACTGGAAGGTCGAGGCCGTCGTCTCCGGCGGCGGGGGGCCCGCCCCCTCCGGCGGCGCCCGTCCTCCGGCCGGACCGCCCCAGAGCCCGCCCCCGCCGCGTCAGGACCCCGCCCCCAGGGCGGAGCCCGCGCCGGCCCCGGCCGCCCCGGCGACTCCGGCCGCCCTGGCGACTCCGGTAGCCCCGGCGGCTCCTGCCGTCCAGGAGTCCCCGGCCCGTCAGGCTCCGCCCGCCACTGACGAGTCCTGGCCGGACGCGCCGCTCCCGGACGATCCCGGTTCGCCCCCCGCCCCGAGCCCCGGCCTCGCCGCCGCCCGCTCGGCGGCCAGGGCCGCCGCCCAGTCGGGTCCCAGGGCCGCCGCGGGCGGCAAGCCGGCCTGGCCGGACGCGGTGCCCGGCCGCAAGCCCGCCGTCGAGACCGACGAGGTCGACCCGCTCAACGACGCCGACGCCGACGTCGACGCGCTCACCGGAATGGCCCTGCTCCAGCGCGAGCTCGGCGGCCAGATCATCGGAGAGATCGACCACACCTGA
- a CDS encoding amidohydrolase family protein, whose product MTTPLLPDPEPRRRDYVIISADDHLIEPPDMFEDRLPEKYADLAPKVVETDSGHQVWRYGGATYPCAGLDVGAGLPREQWTLDPVRFEHMRPGCHDIEARIEDMDRAGLWAALCFPGMLAGQSGMVFAKTRDQELGLSVLRAWNDWHVDVWAGTYPERIIALQLPWLTDPETAAKEIRDNAARGFKAVLFPEFPTRLRLPSIHSDHWDPFFQACEETGTVVCLHAGAGSWAPVPSPDTPIEAITTLMPASAMFACADWLWSGVPLRFPALRILIVEGGVGWLPMLAERADYALDHPVAGEASWEGGLKPSEVLRRNFFFGTLNDHALSGVRLAVGLEHVLLESGYPHSDSTWPDTQKAVATNLGSLPPADIARVAYGNAARLFGHPLPSRAWLRMEKL is encoded by the coding sequence GTGACTACGCCGCTGCTGCCCGACCCCGAGCCCAGGCGGCGGGACTATGTGATCATTTCAGCCGATGATCACTTGATCGAACCGCCCGACATGTTCGAGGACCGGCTCCCCGAGAAGTACGCCGATCTCGCCCCCAAGGTGGTGGAGACCGACTCGGGCCACCAGGTCTGGCGCTACGGCGGGGCCACCTACCCGTGCGCCGGGCTCGACGTGGGCGCCGGCCTGCCGCGTGAGCAGTGGACGCTCGACCCGGTGCGGTTCGAGCACATGCGGCCGGGCTGCCACGACATCGAGGCCCGGATCGAGGACATGGACCGGGCCGGCCTCTGGGCCGCGCTCTGCTTCCCCGGCATGCTGGCCGGGCAGTCCGGGATGGTCTTCGCCAAGACCCGCGACCAGGAGCTGGGCCTTTCGGTCCTGCGGGCGTGGAACGACTGGCACGTCGACGTCTGGGCGGGCACCTACCCAGAGCGGATCATCGCCCTGCAGCTCCCCTGGCTGACCGACCCCGAGACCGCGGCCAAGGAGATCCGGGACAACGCGGCCCGCGGTTTCAAGGCGGTCCTCTTCCCCGAGTTCCCCACGCGGCTGCGCCTGCCGTCCATCCACAGCGACCACTGGGACCCGTTCTTCCAGGCCTGCGAGGAGACGGGCACCGTGGTCTGCCTGCACGCCGGCGCGGGCTCCTGGGCCCCGGTGCCCTCCCCGGACACCCCGATCGAGGCGATCACCACGCTGATGCCGGCGAGCGCCATGTTCGCCTGTGCCGACTGGCTCTGGTCGGGCGTGCCGCTGCGCTTCCCCGCGCTCCGGATCCTGATCGTGGAGGGTGGCGTGGGCTGGCTGCCGATGCTGGCCGAACGGGCCGACTACGCCCTGGACCATCCGGTGGCGGGCGAGGCGTCCTGGGAGGGCGGGCTGAAGCCCAGCGAGGTCCTGCGCCGCAACTTCTTCTTCGGCACGCTCAACGACCACGCCCTGTCAGGGGTGCGCCTCGCCGTGGGCCTGGAGCACGTCCTGCTGGAGAGCGGCTACCCGCACTCCGACTCCACCTGGCCCGACACGCAGAAGGCCGTCGCGACCAACCTGGGCAGCCTGCCGCCCGCCGACATCGCCAGGGTGGCCTACGGCAACGCCGCCCGCCTGTTCGGCCACCCGCTGCCCTCCCGGGCCTGGCTCAGGATGGAAAAGCTCTGA
- a CDS encoding TetR family transcriptional regulator, with the protein MSEPTQRSRGSDKTRETIVETALRLFRERGYEATTMRAIAAEAGVSVGNAYYYFASKEALIQAYYDRAQAEHEAACEELLATERAFAPRLGGVLREWVRVSEPYHEFAVKFFKHAAEPSNPLSPFSAESSPARDSAIAIYRRVVEGSADRMDAELRAELPELLWLMSMGVVLFWVHDTSEGCLRTYRFIELSVPLVDRLVGLSHLPGLRGIARDFIAGVHELRA; encoded by the coding sequence GTGTCCGAGCCGACCCAGAGAAGTAGGGGATCAGACAAGACCCGCGAAACCATCGTGGAGACGGCCTTGCGGTTGTTCCGCGAGCGCGGATACGAGGCCACCACCATGCGGGCCATCGCCGCCGAGGCGGGGGTCTCGGTGGGCAACGCCTACTACTACTTCGCCTCCAAGGAAGCCCTGATCCAGGCGTATTACGACCGGGCGCAGGCCGAGCACGAGGCCGCCTGCGAGGAGCTGCTGGCCACCGAGCGGGCCTTCGCGCCGCGACTGGGCGGGGTGCTGCGGGAGTGGGTGCGCGTCTCCGAGCCCTACCACGAGTTCGCGGTGAAGTTCTTCAAGCACGCGGCGGAGCCGAGCAACCCCCTCAGCCCGTTCAGCGCCGAATCGTCGCCCGCCCGGGATTCGGCGATCGCGATCTACCGCAGGGTGGTGGAGGGGTCGGCGGACCGGATGGACGCCGAGCTCAGGGCCGAGCTGCCCGAGCTGCTCTGGCTGATGTCGATGGGGGTCGTGCTGTTCTGGGTGCACGACACCTCGGAGGGGTGCCTGCGGACCTACCGGTTCATCGAGCTCAGCGTGCCGCTGGTGGACCGGCTGGTCGGCCTCTCCCATCTGCCGGGCCTGCGGGGGATCGCCCGGGACTTCATCGCGGGGGTTCACGAACTTCGCGCGTGA
- a CDS encoding YbaB/EbfC family nucleoid-associated protein: MNPGDVNLQQLLEQAQLMQQQLVSAQQELNDAEVEGSAGGGLVVATVNGGGELLELKISSDAVDPGDPQETADTIADLVIAAIRDAVRAAADLQQEKLGPLAQGLGGGSGLGQLPGF; the protein is encoded by the coding sequence GTGAACCCAGGGGATGTCAACCTGCAGCAGCTGCTGGAGCAGGCACAGCTCATGCAGCAGCAGCTTGTGAGCGCCCAGCAGGAGCTGAACGACGCGGAGGTCGAAGGCTCGGCGGGCGGCGGACTTGTCGTGGCCACGGTCAACGGCGGAGGCGAACTGCTCGAACTGAAGATCAGTTCTGATGCGGTCGACCCCGGTGACCCCCAGGAGACGGCCGACACCATCGCCGACCTGGTCATCGCCGCGATCCGGGATGCGGTGCGCGCCGCCGCCGACCTCCAGCAGGAGAAACTCGGTCCACTCGCACAGGGGCTGGGAGGCGGGAGCGGGCTCGGCCAGCTGCCCGGTTTCTGA
- a CDS encoding YkvA family protein, whose product MAKAARAAQAWRTYKNVTEPGSPGLGARLRAIPKLIGAVMRGQYPGMGKSKLAMMGLGVLYILSPVDIVPDFLVLVGVADDFGVFLWLMGSLLGESGRYVDWERKQVRAFPS is encoded by the coding sequence ATGGCGAAGGCGGCGCGTGCGGCACAGGCCTGGCGGACGTACAAGAACGTGACGGAGCCGGGCTCCCCCGGCCTCGGCGCCCGCCTGCGGGCGATCCCGAAGCTGATCGGCGCGGTGATGCGCGGGCAGTATCCCGGCATGGGCAAGAGCAAGCTGGCCATGATGGGCCTCGGCGTGCTCTACATCCTCTCGCCGGTCGACATCGTCCCTGACTTCCTGGTGCTCGTCGGCGTGGCGGACGACTTCGGCGTCTTCCTCTGGCTGATGGGCTCGCTGCTCGGGGAGAGCGGCCGCTACGTCGACTGGGAGCGTAAGCAGGTCAGAGCTTTTCCATCCTGA